The Bacillota bacterium genomic interval TGCGGCCGCGCCTGGGCACGGGCAACCGGACGCGGGCTTGCCGCCGCAATCCCAGCCACTCGGCGATCACTCCCCGCTCCTCGCCCAGCGGGGCGGGGAGCAGCACCTCGGGCGGGATGAAACCGGCCTCCCGGTAGTACTGCTTCAAAAAGGCGGCCAGCACCTCGGCGTCGGAGCGCTCCGCGATCCCCTGCAGGTCCAGGATGTGGCGACCGAGCAGCTTGCCGTCCCTGATTTCCAGCACGACCGCCCGGCCGCGGTTTCCGTCCCGGGCCAGCGCGACCACGTCCCGGTCCTCCCGCCCGGGGGACACAATGCTCTGCCGGGCCAGCACCTGCTCGACAGCCCGGAGCTGGTCACGCAGTTCGGCCGCCCGCTCGAATTCCAGGTTCGCCGCGGCCGCCTCCATCTTCCGGGTCAGGCCGCGCGCCAGTTCGGCGTGCCGCCCCTCCAGGAACAGCAGCACCTCCTGCACCATGGCCCGGTACCGCTCGGGATCGACCGTACCAGCGCAAGGGCCCAAGCAGCGCCCGATGTGGTGGTTCAGGCACGGGCGCTGCTGCCTGAACCGGGTCTGACGGCAGGAACGGAGCGGGAAGAGTTTTTTCAGAATCCGCACCGTCTCGTGCACCGCCGCCGCGCCCGGGTAGGGGCCGAAGTAGCGGGCGCCGTCGCACGGCTGGGTGCGGGTCAGAAAGATGCGGGGGTACTCCTCCTGCACGGTCACCTTCAGGTACGGGTAGCTCTTGTCGTCCTTTAGCACCACGTTGTAGCGCGGCCGGTGCTCCTTGATCAGATTCGACTCCAGGATGAGGGCCTCGATCTCCGAGCCGGTGACCAGGCACTCCACGTCCCGCGTCTTGCCGACCAGCGCCTGGACTTTGTCGCTCCGCGCCCCGGTGAAGTATGACCGCACCCGGTTTTTGAGGGATACGGCCTTGCCGACGTACAGCACCTCGCCGCGCGCGCCCCGGAAGAGGTACACCCCGGGCTGGTCGGGAAAGTGTTTGGCTTTTTCCGCCGGCTCCACGCTGCTGATCTCCTCCGCCCGCAAAAGTCAAAGAAGTTAAAAGGGGGACGGTCCCCTATTTTCCCGTGAAAAGTCAAACGTCGCTGGGTAATAATTAAGTAAGGTGTCCCCGTAATTTCCCACGCAAAAGTCAAAGAAGTTAAAAGGGGGACGGTCCCCTATTTTCCCGTGAAAAGTCAAACGTCGCTGGGTAATAATTAAGTAAGGTGTCCCCGTAATTTCCCGTAATTTCCCAGTAAGGTGTCCCCGTAATTTCCCATATTCCTATGGTGAAAGCCAAAGAAGGTGAAATAGGGGACTGTCCCCCTTTTTAGGCTTCGGCGGCGGCGTGGCCGGCGCCGGGGGTCCGGTCGGCCCGGCCGAGCACCCGCCGCAAAAACCGGCCGGTGTAGGATTCGGCTTGGGCGGCCACCGCCTCGGGAGTGCCGGTGGCCACCACCCGGCCGCCGCGGTCCCCGCCTTCGGGACCCAGGTCGATGATATGGTCGGCCGTTTTGACGACGTCCAGGTTGTGCTCGATCACGATCACCGTGTTCCCGGCGTCCACCAGGCGCTGCAATACCAGCAAAAGCTTCTTGATGTCCGCGAAGTGCAGCCCGGTCGTGGGCTCGTCCAGGAGGTAGAGCGTGCGCCCGGTCGCCCGCCGCGAGAGCTCCGAGGCCAGCTTCACCCGCTGCGCCTCGCCGCCCGAGAGCGTGGTCGCCGGCTGGCCGAGGCGGATGTAGCCTAAGCCCACGTCCTGCAGGGTGGCCAGGCGGCGGTGGATCTTGGGGACCGGGGCAAAGAACTCGGCGGCCTGGTCCACCGTCATCTCCAGCACGCCGGCGATGGTCCGTCCCTTGTACCGGACATCCAGCGTCTCCCGGTTGTACCGGCGCCCCCCGCACACCTCGCAGGGCACGTACACGTCGGGCAAAAAGTGCATCTCGATCCGGATGATGCCGTCGCCCCGGCAGGCCTCGCACCGCCCGCCCCGGACGTTGAAGCTGAACCGGCCGGGCTTGTAGCCGCGCATTCGGGCCTC includes:
- the uvrC gene encoding excinuclease ABC subunit UvrC yields the protein MEPAEKAKHFPDQPGVYLFRGARGEVLYVGKAVSLKNRVRSYFTGARSDKVQALVGKTRDVECLVTGSEIEALILESNLIKEHRPRYNVVLKDDKSYPYLKVTVQEEYPRIFLTRTQPCDGARYFGPYPGAAAVHETVRILKKLFPLRSCRQTRFRQQRPCLNHHIGRCLGPCAGTVDPERYRAMVQEVLLFLEGRHAELARGLTRKMEAAAANLEFERAAELRDQLRAVEQVLARQSIVSPGREDRDVVALARDGNRGRAVVLEIRDGKLLGRHILDLQGIAERSDAEVLAAFLKQYYREAGFIPPEVLLPAPLGEERGVIAEWLGLRRQARVRLPVPRRGRKLELVRLAEQNAAEARVQMEFERDAGEALAELAAVLGLEQAPARLEGYDISNIQGAQTVGVMVVFEDGRPAPAEYRQFRVRETVGAPNDFAAMREVVARRFARAREEAELIATGQLSSREARFYRLPDLVLIDGGKGQLSAAQEALRETGFQAVPVFALAKEAEKVYAPGRSTPVPVPPDSQALFLLQHLRDEAHRFAVGTHRRTRSRESLRSLLEEIDGIGPVRRRALQKAFPSLDALKGATPAELAAVPSMNRKAAQAVYDYFHDAPAE